A genome region from Segatella copri includes the following:
- a CDS encoding ATP-binding protein: MAKIVNKYPVGIQTFEKLREKGYLYVDKTQYIVDFREKQMSYVFLSRPRRFGKSLFASTLQAYFEGRKELFEGLAIADYEKDWVKHPVLHFDMSGAKHFDADALNSYLNLQLLPYEKLYGKGEGENYPNERLDGIVKRAYEQTGEKAVVIIDEYDAPLLDVVHEKENLQPLRRIMQNFYSPLKKLDPYLEFTFITGITKFSQLSIFSEQNNLDNISMFDQYSAICGISKTELITQMKPDIEALGEDLGMTYEECLAELTRFYDGYHFSKKSEDVFNPFSLVKALNARDIAPYWFDSGTPSYLIKTLQKYHVNVMDIEKKSCDVDDFDVSPEMMTSALPLLYQSGYLTIKKYNPMLHRYTLEYPNREVKIGMLKSLAPNYLSPISLDNNSLVGDFLEMLYDGDVEGAMIRLKAYLASISNRLSNKNERDFQTVFYLIFNLMGAHMRVEEDSAIGRADAVVYMPDAVFVFELKYDGSAEEAIKQIDEKGYLIPYSADGKRLFKIGVNYDSNQRTISDWKIKEG; this comes from the coding sequence ATGGCAAAAATAGTAAATAAATACCCTGTGGGGATACAGACATTCGAAAAACTCCGTGAGAAAGGTTATCTCTATGTAGATAAGACCCAATATATCGTGGATTTCAGAGAAAAGCAGATGTCGTATGTCTTTCTGAGTCGTCCAAGACGATTCGGAAAGTCGCTCTTTGCCTCTACTCTTCAAGCTTATTTCGAGGGTAGAAAGGAACTCTTCGAGGGATTGGCAATAGCTGATTATGAGAAGGATTGGGTGAAGCATCCTGTGCTTCATTTTGATATGAGCGGTGCCAAGCACTTTGATGCTGATGCCTTGAACAGTTATCTGAATCTGCAGCTTTTGCCCTATGAAAAGCTATACGGTAAGGGAGAAGGTGAAAATTATCCTAATGAAAGACTGGATGGTATCGTAAAGCGTGCTTATGAGCAAACGGGCGAAAAGGCGGTTGTCATCATCGATGAATATGATGCCCCATTGTTGGATGTGGTACATGAGAAGGAGAACCTGCAGCCCCTCCGCCGCATCATGCAGAACTTCTACAGTCCTCTGAAAAAGCTCGACCCATACCTGGAGTTTACCTTCATCACGGGTATCACCAAGTTTTCGCAGCTCAGCATCTTCAGCGAGCAGAATAACCTCGACAATATCAGCATGTTCGACCAGTACTCCGCCATCTGCGGTATCAGCAAGACGGAGCTTATCACGCAGATGAAACCGGATATTGAGGCTTTGGGAGAAGACCTAGGTATGACGTATGAGGAGTGCCTGGCAGAGCTGACAAGATTCTACGACGGCTATCATTTCAGTAAGAAATCTGAAGATGTTTTCAATCCGTTCAGCCTGGTAAAGGCACTGAATGCACGGGATATTGCTCCTTACTGGTTTGACTCGGGTACTCCGTCTTATCTTATTAAGACATTGCAGAAGTATCACGTCAATGTGATGGATATTGAGAAGAAATCATGTGATGTGGATGACTTTGATGTTTCGCCGGAAATGATGACTTCTGCGCTTCCGTTGCTCTATCAGAGCGGTTATCTCACCATCAAGAAGTATAATCCGATGTTGCATCGTTATACTTTGGAATATCCTAACAGGGAGGTAAAGATTGGTATGCTCAAGAGTCTTGCACCTAACTATCTTTCACCAATATCTTTGGATAATAACAGCCTGGTGGGTGATTTCCTGGAAATGCTTTATGATGGAGATGTAGAGGGAGCAATGATTCGATTGAAAGCATATCTTGCCAGCATCTCCAACCGTTTGAGCAATAAGAACGAACGGGATTTTCAGACGGTGTTCTATCTTATCTTCAACCTGATGGGCGCCCATATGAGGGTAGAGGAGGATAGTGCAATAGGCAGGGCTGATGCAGTGGTATATATGCCTGATGCTGTATTTGTTTTCGAATTGAAGTATGATGGTTCTGCCGAAGAAGCAATCAAACAGATAGATGAAAAGGGATATCTGATTCCATATTCTGCTGATGGTAAACGCTTGTTCAAAATTGGTGTTAATTACGATAGTAATCAGCGGACAATTAGTGATTGGAAGATAAAGGAAGGATAA
- a CDS encoding Ig-like domain-containing protein has product MKRNLLRLGLSLIALFVMVVANAQTYQNEEASVSWPFNDANYATQYTKSPEKGFSLVSVNTGDLKYVAKTSTKTLDKNGSPMVMAGFSPVGSTKAVEWTVKPSKGLTFTPTSISTYVNRFGTDAENGVTVTAKLSDGTSVDLGNFTALRENKTTETDKFSKNENLTNHIVIQLTADQQAKLTSAEGFTLSCTVGVGSTKQQGFADVHINGLLNGTIEKVAQYTLSAVVSNAGAGTIKVSPSGTVFDAETQITVTATKNFGYKFVNWTDANNKVVSTDEEYTFSISANTALKANFEKINTYALDYMVEGGAKDYMVSATPAPTVVNGKNMYEEGTEVTLTASSNDILTFTNWNDGETGAERKIKMNVDQSYTAAYSAKDFIAGWDFYKSAREGRTADFAAADNDVDQLILRDADGNTYAWLDKSNSAGGYEGKNAAVNWTSKKTKALGETYWQTKVNATAFTDIKVKSSMLYNYNAYETYNVEYSLNGTDWTKVGAIKMPGTKTWTDGEFTLPADANNKAEVYIRWIADKTSSIKGATGDNDGIAITNIYITGTAQLVNDGKAPVLVSTIPAEGATNASANGKIVLTFDEKVKLTDNAAATLGTAKIEGTVSGKTITFAYKGLNYATAYTFTLAAGSVADLTDNATDQAIVLNFTTKTKPAVTKALYDFIVPTDGDFKAALDAAAKRTDTSKRFRIFIKQGDYKIPADEKSKVTGSDGKSYANPTTYMNTPNVSIIGESMDNTSLTNTIPNSGQSANVLEGIGKGDVLCLQKGATNTYFQDLKMYSSMGDAKGRDIVLNDQSNKTICKNVNLWAYQDTYVSNNQNGKFYFEDGILRGRTDYLCGKGDVYYNNVELWICEKGGYLAVPSQPKKYGYIFKDCTIKDATEAKDLNGNYTLGRPWGKGTPIALYIDTKMEAIPSAAGWNEMSGGYPKRFAEYNSYTSTGSIVDLKDRKKVYDAYDSKNGDNYVNRRNETAGDPILTAEEAATYTIETVMGQDDDWDPTAATEQASAPTNVKLNGTTLAWDNNDYALLWAVCKNGKVVDFTITPSYIVDDASATWSVRAANEMGGLSEATVVGQGTGIHNIASATDAAVIKTTIFAADGTQLSNLQKGINIVVKTLADGSKKTSKVIVK; this is encoded by the coding sequence ATGAAAAGAAATCTACTCAGATTGGGGCTCTCACTCATAGCCCTGTTTGTTATGGTAGTAGCAAATGCGCAAACCTACCAGAACGAAGAAGCTAGTGTTTCATGGCCGTTTAATGACGCCAACTACGCTACGCAGTACACAAAATCACCAGAAAAAGGTTTTAGTCTGGTTTCCGTAAACACTGGTGACTTGAAGTATGTTGCCAAGACATCAACGAAAACACTGGATAAAAACGGCAGCCCGATGGTCATGGCAGGTTTCAGTCCTGTTGGTTCAACAAAAGCCGTAGAATGGACCGTTAAACCAAGCAAGGGGCTTACATTCACCCCAACATCTATCAGCACCTATGTAAACCGATTCGGTACAGATGCAGAAAATGGAGTAACCGTAACCGCCAAACTCAGCGACGGAACTTCGGTAGATTTGGGCAATTTCACTGCATTAAGAGAGAACAAGACAACAGAGACTGACAAGTTTTCGAAAAATGAAAACCTGACCAACCACATCGTCATCCAGCTCACTGCCGACCAGCAAGCCAAACTGACATCAGCTGAAGGCTTCACGCTGAGCTGCACCGTTGGCGTTGGCTCTACTAAGCAGCAAGGCTTTGCCGATGTACACATCAATGGTCTTCTGAACGGAACCATTGAAAAGGTTGCACAGTATACTCTGTCAGCTGTTGTATCAAATGCAGGAGCAGGAACCATCAAAGTATCTCCTTCTGGTACAGTATTTGACGCAGAAACACAAATCACCGTAACTGCGACAAAAAATTTCGGCTACAAATTTGTCAATTGGACAGATGCCAATAATAAGGTAGTATCTACAGATGAAGAATATACCTTCTCTATCTCTGCCAACACAGCATTGAAGGCAAACTTTGAGAAGATAAACACCTACGCTTTGGATTACATGGTAGAAGGTGGTGCAAAAGACTATATGGTAAGCGCAACTCCTGCCCCAACCGTTGTTAACGGAAAGAATATGTATGAAGAGGGAACAGAAGTAACCCTCACAGCCAGCAGCAACGACATCCTCACCTTTACCAACTGGAATGATGGTGAAACAGGAGCAGAACGCAAAATAAAGATGAATGTCGACCAATCATACACTGCTGCATATTCTGCAAAAGACTTCATCGCAGGCTGGGACTTCTATAAGTCAGCAAGAGAAGGTCGTACAGCAGACTTCGCTGCAGCAGACAACGATGTAGACCAGCTCATCCTGCGCGATGCAGACGGAAATACATACGCATGGCTCGACAAGAGCAACAGTGCTGGCGGCTACGAAGGAAAGAATGCAGCTGTAAACTGGACCTCCAAGAAAACCAAGGCACTGGGCGAAACCTATTGGCAGACCAAGGTCAACGCAACAGCCTTCACCGATATCAAGGTAAAGAGCAGTATGCTCTACAATTATAATGCATACGAAACATATAATGTGGAATACTCTCTCAACGGCACCGACTGGACCAAGGTAGGCGCCATCAAGATGCCAGGAACCAAAACCTGGACCGATGGCGAGTTCACTCTCCCAGCCGATGCAAACAACAAGGCAGAAGTATACATCCGCTGGATTGCCGACAAGACTTCTTCCATCAAGGGAGCAACAGGCGACAACGACGGAATCGCTATCACAAATATCTACATCACAGGTACTGCCCAGCTCGTTAACGACGGCAAGGCCCCTGTACTCGTAAGCACCATACCAGCAGAAGGCGCAACCAACGCATCTGCCAACGGCAAGATTGTACTGACTTTTGATGAGAAGGTAAAACTCACCGACAACGCTGCAGCCACTCTCGGAACAGCAAAGATAGAAGGAACTGTATCAGGCAAGACCATCACCTTCGCATACAAAGGCTTGAACTACGCTACAGCTTATACCTTCACACTCGCTGCAGGTTCGGTAGCCGATTTGACAGACAATGCCACAGACCAGGCAATTGTTCTGAACTTCACTACCAAGACCAAGCCAGCAGTAACCAAAGCCCTCTACGACTTCATCGTACCAACCGACGGAGACTTCAAGGCAGCACTTGATGCAGCAGCCAAGCGTACAGATACTAGCAAGCGTTTCCGCATCTTCATCAAGCAGGGCGACTACAAGATTCCTGCTGACGAGAAGAGTAAGGTAACAGGTAGCGACGGCAAGAGTTATGCTAACCCAACCACCTATATGAATACGCCAAACGTATCAATCATTGGTGAAAGCATGGACAACACCTCACTGACCAACACCATTCCAAACTCAGGCCAATCAGCCAACGTATTGGAAGGTATCGGCAAGGGTGACGTACTCTGCTTGCAGAAGGGAGCAACAAACACCTATTTCCAGGATCTGAAGATGTACAGCAGTATGGGTGATGCCAAAGGTCGCGACATCGTACTCAACGACCAGAGCAACAAGACCATCTGTAAGAACGTAAACCTCTGGGCTTACCAGGACACCTACGTATCAAACAACCAGAACGGTAAATTCTACTTCGAAGACGGAATCCTTCGTGGTCGTACCGACTACCTTTGCGGTAAGGGTGACGTATATTATAATAATGTAGAACTCTGGATTTGCGAAAAGGGAGGATACCTCGCCGTTCCTTCTCAACCAAAGAAGTATGGCTACATCTTCAAAGACTGTACCATCAAGGATGCTACTGAGGCAAAAGACCTGAATGGTAACTACACCTTAGGTCGTCCATGGGGCAAGGGAACACCTATCGCGCTCTACATTGACACCAAGATGGAAGCCATCCCGTCAGCTGCAGGATGGAACGAGATGAGTGGCGGATACCCTAAGCGTTTCGCTGAGTACAACTCATACACATCAACAGGAAGCATAGTAGACCTCAAGGACAGAAAGAAAGTTTATGATGCCTACGACTCAAAGAATGGTGACAATTATGTAAACCGTCGTAATGAAACAGCAGGAGACCCTATCCTCACAGCAGAGGAAGCTGCAACCTACACCATTGAAACAGTAATGGGTCAGGATGATGACTGGGATCCTACAGCAGCTACCGAACAGGCTTCAGCTCCAACCAACGTAAAGTTGAACGGCACAACCCTCGCTTGGGACAATAACGACTACGCGCTTCTCTGGGCAGTATGCAAGAACGGCAAGGTAGTAGACTTCACCATCACTCCTAGCTATATCGTTGATGACGCCTCTGCAACATGGAGCGTACGTGCAGCCAACGAGATGGGCGGTTTGAGCGAAGCTACAGTTGTTGGTCAGGGCACCGGCATCCACAACATCGCCTCAGCTACAGATGCAGCAGTCATCAAGACCACCATCTTCGCAGCCGACGGCACACAGCTTTCAAATCTTCAGAAGGGTATCAACATCGTAGTTAAGACCCTGGCAGATGGCAGCAAGAAGACAAGCAAGGTTATCGTAAAGTAA
- a CDS encoding TonB-dependent receptor, whose amino-acid sequence MSGNFRKKKIALAGALMFVVTSVSAQTVKGVVTDNTGEPIIGASVMEVGVAGNGGVTDIDGNFTVNLKGKSKKLKISYIGMKAKEVSVAGKESIDVKLEDDNTTLNDVVVIGYGTVRKKDLTGSVSSISDKQIANIPVSNVSEAMTGKMAGVNITTTEGSPDADVKIRVRGGGSLSQDNSPLYIVDGFPVSSISDIAPSEIQSIDVLKDASSTAIYGARGANGVIIVTTKSGSEGKTQVNFNASLGYKKVSKLVKTMSPYDYAYYQYELGSTDYGNYNDLDIWKSIEGRDYQDEVFGRTGNQKQYNVNVSGGTKDLKYNIGFSHNDEKSIMQGSGYAKNNVNAKINANLNKWLSLDFNGRMAFTKLDGLNGGADTNESSAANSVVANTVRWNPVEPLSGTSDDDEENSTSTRRNPTERITDTYKYQERFQQNYNVGLNWKPFKNITFRSEFGYGWKYNNTEQVWGSNATTNSKYGYNGQPQAQFVRLENKNWRNANTLTYDNKKLFHGRDHINVLVGQEWSSSQDVTRTNTSVAFPTSFTLNEVLANTAAGTALPNEGNIKAEENILSYFGRINYTLNDKYLATITVRADGSSKFGKDNRWGIFPSAALAWRISDEEFLKGASSWLSNLKARLSFGTAGNNRINSGLLTTTYSMADNTSKAPFFDENRASMLEHGKFLYNPDLKWETTVTRNFGIDYGFFNGRLSGTLDFYWNTTKNLLMQSIVPANTGYSYQFQNFGKTSNKGVELALNAVIVDKKNFGLNFNFNVSYNKNKIDELNMENPWQSSNWSGSTIAKYEDFRVEQGGRLGELWGYKSNGFYTVFDAATGKGDLVLKENGTWALAEGVKDNSYKLFGGNLYPGVAKVEVDENGEAVKQRLGNTVPTTTGGFGFDGHVGNFDFNLFFNYSLGNKLVNGTKLANSFYAGSAKNYNLVDDFKVGNRYTWIDPANGNNIGRPSASLITEYGGVEKVMNRLNEINANANIYNPAGVSTMQLISYAVEDASFLRLQNVTVGYTLPKKWVNKCYMQNVRIYFTGYNLLCFTNYSGYDPEVDTSSKKNPMTPGIDYAAYPKSRTFVGGINVTF is encoded by the coding sequence ATGTCTGGTAATTTTAGAAAAAAGAAAATTGCTTTGGCGGGCGCACTGATGTTCGTAGTAACAAGTGTATCTGCACAAACAGTAAAAGGCGTTGTTACTGACAATACGGGCGAGCCAATCATCGGCGCATCTGTCATGGAGGTAGGTGTAGCTGGCAATGGTGGCGTGACCGACATTGATGGTAACTTCACAGTAAACTTAAAAGGCAAGAGCAAGAAACTGAAGATTTCATACATTGGTATGAAAGCTAAGGAAGTAAGCGTTGCAGGTAAAGAATCAATCGATGTAAAGCTTGAGGATGACAACACCACCCTCAACGATGTCGTAGTAATCGGTTATGGTACTGTTAGAAAGAAGGACCTCACAGGTTCTGTATCTTCTATCAGTGACAAGCAGATTGCCAACATTCCTGTATCTAACGTGAGCGAGGCGATGACCGGTAAGATGGCGGGTGTAAACATCACCACCACTGAAGGTTCACCTGATGCTGACGTGAAGATTCGTGTGCGTGGTGGTGGTTCTCTTTCTCAGGACAACTCACCTCTCTACATCGTAGACGGTTTCCCAGTTAGTTCTATCAGCGACATCGCTCCTAGCGAGATTCAGAGCATCGACGTATTGAAGGATGCTTCCTCTACAGCCATCTATGGTGCCCGTGGTGCTAATGGTGTTATCATCGTAACAACCAAGAGCGGTTCTGAGGGTAAGACTCAGGTAAACTTCAATGCTTCTCTCGGCTACAAGAAAGTATCTAAGTTGGTAAAGACTATGTCTCCATACGACTATGCATACTATCAGTATGAGTTGGGTAGCACTGACTATGGTAACTACAACGACCTCGACATCTGGAAGTCTATCGAAGGACGTGACTATCAGGATGAGGTATTCGGCCGTACAGGTAACCAAAAGCAGTATAACGTGAACGTAAGCGGCGGTACCAAGGACCTGAAGTACAACATCGGTTTTTCTCACAACGACGAGAAGAGCATCATGCAGGGTTCTGGCTATGCCAAGAACAATGTAAACGCCAAGATTAATGCCAACTTGAACAAGTGGTTATCTCTCGACTTCAATGGCCGTATGGCTTTCACAAAGCTGGACGGTTTGAATGGTGGTGCTGATACCAACGAGTCAAGTGCAGCAAACTCAGTTGTTGCCAACACCGTAAGATGGAACCCGGTAGAGCCTCTCTCCGGCACATCAGACGATGATGAGGAGAACAGCACATCTACACGCCGTAACCCAACAGAGCGTATCACCGATACCTATAAGTATCAGGAACGTTTCCAGCAAAACTACAACGTTGGCTTAAACTGGAAGCCATTCAAGAATATCACATTCCGTTCTGAGTTCGGCTATGGTTGGAAGTACAACAATACCGAACAGGTTTGGGGTTCTAATGCAACTACCAACTCTAAGTATGGTTACAACGGTCAGCCACAGGCACAGTTCGTACGCTTGGAGAACAAGAACTGGCGTAACGCAAATACATTGACTTACGACAACAAGAAGCTTTTCCATGGTCGTGACCACATCAATGTATTGGTAGGTCAGGAGTGGAGCAGCAGCCAGGACGTAACCCGCACCAACACTTCTGTAGCCTTCCCTACTTCATTCACATTGAACGAGGTATTGGCAAACACAGCAGCAGGTACAGCACTTCCGAACGAAGGTAATATCAAGGCAGAGGAGAACATTCTCTCTTACTTCGGCCGTATCAACTATACACTCAACGACAAGTATCTGGCTACCATTACCGTTCGTGCCGATGGTTCCAGTAAGTTTGGCAAGGACAACCGTTGGGGTATCTTCCCATCAGCAGCCTTGGCTTGGCGTATATCTGACGAGGAGTTCCTGAAGGGTGCTTCCAGCTGGCTTTCTAACTTGAAGGCCCGTCTGAGCTTCGGTACAGCAGGTAACAACCGTATCAACTCTGGTTTGCTGACTACCACCTACTCTATGGCAGACAACACATCAAAGGCTCCATTCTTCGATGAGAACAGAGCTTCGATGCTTGAGCATGGTAAATTTCTCTATAATCCAGACTTGAAGTGGGAAACCACAGTGACCCGTAACTTCGGTATCGACTACGGTTTCTTCAATGGTCGCCTCAGCGGTACATTGGACTTCTACTGGAATACCACCAAGAACCTCTTGATGCAAAGTATCGTTCCAGCCAACACAGGTTACTCTTACCAGTTCCAGAACTTCGGTAAGACCTCTAACAAGGGTGTTGAGTTGGCGCTCAATGCCGTAATCGTGGACAAGAAGAACTTCGGCTTGAACTTCAACTTCAACGTATCTTATAACAAGAACAAGATTGATGAGTTGAACATGGAGAACCCATGGCAGAGTTCTAACTGGAGTGGTTCTACCATCGCCAAGTATGAAGACTTCCGTGTAGAGCAAGGCGGTCGCCTCGGTGAGCTTTGGGGCTACAAGAGCAATGGTTTCTACACTGTATTTGATGCCGCAACAGGCAAGGGAGACTTGGTATTGAAGGAAAACGGAACCTGGGCACTGGCAGAAGGCGTAAAGGACAACAGCTACAAGCTCTTCGGCGGTAACCTCTATCCAGGCGTTGCCAAGGTAGAAGTTGACGAGAATGGTGAAGCAGTGAAGCAGCGCCTGGGTAACACCGTACCTACCACAACGGGTGGTTTCGGTTTCGACGGTCACGTTGGTAACTTCGACTTCAACCTGTTCTTCAATTACTCATTGGGCAACAAGCTGGTGAACGGTACCAAGCTTGCCAACTCCTTCTATGCAGGTTCAGCCAAGAACTACAACCTGGTGGATGACTTCAAGGTAGGCAACCGCTATACCTGGATTGACCCAGCCAACGGTAACAACATCGGTCGCCCATCAGCTAGCCTCATCACAGAATATGGTGGTGTAGAAAAGGTGATGAACCGCTTGAACGAGATTAATGCCAACGCCAATATCTACAATCCAGCAGGCGTATCAACCATGCAGCTCATCAGCTATGCTGTAGAAGATGCATCATTCCTGCGTCTGCAGAACGTAACAGTGGGTTACACCTTGCCAAAGAAGTGGGTAAACAAGTGCTATATGCAGAACGTACGCATCTACTTCACAGGTTACAACCTGCTTTGCTTCACCAACTACTCAGGCTACGATCCAGAGGTTGATACAAGTTCTAAGAAGAACCCAATGACCCCAGGTATCGACTATGCAGCTTATCCAAAGAGCCGCACCTTCGTAGGTGGTATTAACGTTACATTCTAA
- a CDS encoding RagB/SusD family nutrient uptake outer membrane protein: MNKILYAFALAGVLGLSSCSDFLDQTSPSEMTAENTYASPYYTNLRVNKLYGGMAQDRTYAQDLSIVWNLNSDCELIDGLGSNATNTSSERGNMNYNMDPGWSKISGVWDAEYGIIEDANQIIEGIRSSATLTAGGANQKSMERSLGEALTIRAMVYFDLVRIFGDIPFKVEASKSDLSNAYLEKTDRDVIMDSLMNDLDEAIKYLPWADQATGYTTERTTKGYAHALLAQIAMTRAGYAIREKSKDGYETASYSDATYPTQRPGAADRKALYERALKHWSAIINDNTHNLNPSFENEWYLINQLSLDKTYHENLFEIPFGENVTGELGYTVGVRLSGVTTEYGYGNSSGKMKVTAPLLYSYDKKDTRRDITCANFEIKQDGSNTVESMLKNAPFGMYVGKWDARKMNNTWLQNNLKATAKHTTGINPVKMRYAQVLLYYAECMNELAGNPDANYEGSANGMTARQALEAVHTRAFNKADKDEAKAYINNIPSDKDAFFNALVQENMWEFAGEGIRKYDLIRWNLLVEKINEFKQTYLNELADGTYQETIYFNYLDEKKTKIDFSSVTWYGIPDGKTPADYAGSIDSFGAAKLDSGSDTQVDVNLPSISSGLVGDNVAVKNRYLMPIASTTISATNGKIHNSYGYAD, translated from the coding sequence ATGAACAAGATATTATATGCATTTGCATTGGCAGGCGTATTAGGATTGTCTTCATGCTCCGATTTTCTGGATCAGACCTCTCCATCAGAGATGACAGCTGAGAATACCTACGCCTCACCTTATTATACCAATCTTCGCGTCAATAAGCTCTATGGCGGAATGGCACAGGACCGTACCTACGCACAGGACCTGTCTATTGTATGGAACCTGAACAGCGACTGCGAATTGATTGACGGTCTTGGCAGCAATGCTACAAACACCTCAAGTGAACGTGGTAACATGAACTATAACATGGACCCGGGATGGAGCAAGATCAGCGGCGTATGGGATGCTGAGTATGGTATCATCGAGGATGCCAACCAGATTATCGAGGGTATCCGCAGCAGCGCAACTCTCACTGCCGGTGGTGCTAACCAGAAGTCTATGGAACGTAGCCTCGGCGAGGCACTCACCATCCGCGCCATGGTTTACTTTGACCTGGTTCGTATTTTCGGTGATATTCCTTTCAAGGTTGAAGCATCAAAGTCTGACTTGAGCAACGCTTACCTGGAGAAGACCGACCGCGACGTGATTATGGATTCCCTGATGAACGACCTGGATGAGGCTATCAAATACTTGCCATGGGCAGACCAGGCAACAGGCTATACCACAGAGCGAACAACCAAGGGTTATGCTCACGCTCTCCTGGCACAGATTGCCATGACACGCGCCGGCTACGCCATCCGTGAGAAGTCAAAGGACGGATATGAGACAGCATCTTACAGCGATGCTACTTATCCAACACAGCGCCCTGGTGCAGCAGACCGCAAGGCTCTCTACGAGCGTGCCCTGAAGCACTGGTCTGCTATCATCAACGACAATACTCACAATCTCAACCCATCTTTCGAGAACGAGTGGTACTTGATTAACCAACTCTCTCTCGACAAGACTTACCACGAGAACCTCTTCGAGATTCCTTTCGGTGAGAACGTAACTGGTGAGTTGGGTTACACTGTAGGTGTCCGCCTGAGTGGTGTTACAACAGAATATGGCTATGGCAACTCATCTGGTAAAATGAAGGTTACAGCTCCTCTGCTCTATTCCTACGACAAGAAGGATACACGCCGTGACATCACTTGCGCTAACTTCGAAATCAAGCAGGACGGCAGCAATACTGTTGAGAGCATGCTGAAGAATGCTCCTTTCGGTATGTATGTAGGTAAGTGGGATGCCCGCAAGATGAACAATACTTGGTTGCAGAACAACCTGAAGGCAACAGCTAAGCACACTACAGGTATCAATCCAGTGAAGATGCGCTATGCTCAGGTATTGCTCTACTATGCTGAGTGTATGAACGAATTGGCAGGTAATCCAGATGCTAACTACGAGGGTTCTGCCAATGGTATGACTGCCCGCCAGGCTTTGGAAGCTGTACATACCCGTGCCTTCAACAAGGCTGACAAGGACGAGGCAAAGGCATACATAAACAATATCCCTTCTGACAAGGACGCATTCTTCAATGCTCTCGTTCAGGAGAATATGTGGGAGTTTGCAGGTGAAGGTATCCGCAAGTACGACTTGATCCGCTGGAACCTCTTGGTAGAAAAAATCAACGAGTTCAAGCAGACTTATCTGAATGAGCTTGCAGATGGTACTTACCAGGAGACCATTTACTTCAACTATCTGGATGAGAAGAAGACAAAGATTGACTTCTCTAGCGTAACATGGTATGGTATTCCTGACGGAAAGACACCTGCTGACTACGCTGGCAGCATCGACTCATTCGGCGCAGCTAAGTTGGATTCTGGTTCAGATACACAGGTTGACGTAAACCTGCCATCTATCAGCAGCGGTTTGGTTGGCGATAACGTAGCAGTGAAGAACCGCTATCTCATGCCAATCGCTTCTACAACCATCTCTGCAACCAACGGTAAGATTCACAACTCTTATGGTTATGCAGACTAA